The Halobellus sp. MBLA0158 genome has a window encoding:
- a CDS encoding TRAM domain-containing protein, with the protein MSDCPLADDCPRYSERIDGMGCQYYGDRGGAEWCNNYDQPIRDLKAQPVKPGEEIVVEVDDIHESGAGVGRTDDGFIVLIDGILPPARAVVRIDRVKSNHATAKKVVERLPLDEDEADESDTDERADEGSESDEGGSSGPDRPTALGSRDNFWGG; encoded by the coding sequence ATGTCCGACTGTCCGCTGGCCGACGACTGCCCCCGGTACTCCGAGCGGATCGACGGGATGGGGTGTCAGTACTACGGCGACCGGGGCGGTGCCGAATGGTGTAACAACTACGACCAGCCGATCCGCGACCTGAAGGCCCAGCCGGTCAAGCCGGGCGAGGAGATCGTCGTCGAGGTCGACGACATCCACGAGAGCGGGGCCGGCGTCGGCCGGACCGACGACGGCTTCATCGTCCTCATCGACGGAATCCTCCCGCCGGCGCGCGCGGTGGTCCGGATCGACCGAGTGAAGTCGAACCACGCGACCGCCAAGAAGGTCGTCGAGCGGCTCCCCTTGGACGAGGACGAAGCCGACGAGAGCGACACCGACGAGCGCGCAGACGAGGGAAGCGAGTCCGACGAGGGCGGGAGCAGCGGGCCCGATCGCCCGACCGCGCTCGGCAGCCGGGACAACTTCTGGGGCGGATAG
- a CDS encoding Tfx family DNA-binding protein, which produces MDDAERDGGDSADGSGTGNGGSEDAAGSDTPGLASTADVDEILAETGFDADESVLTRRQAEVLVLREQGVRQSEIASMLGTSRANVSSVESSARRNVERARETVAFAEALAAPVRITVEAGADLYDVPKQVYDACDEAGVKVNRTAPELMKAISDAAGDAVQGREVREPLLVGVTTGGRVQVRRSVD; this is translated from the coding sequence ATGGACGACGCCGAGCGCGACGGCGGCGACAGCGCGGACGGGTCGGGAACCGGAAACGGCGGGAGCGAGGACGCCGCCGGGAGCGACACGCCCGGGCTGGCGTCGACAGCCGACGTCGACGAGATCCTCGCCGAGACCGGCTTCGACGCGGACGAGAGCGTCCTGACGCGGCGGCAGGCCGAGGTGCTCGTCCTGCGCGAGCAGGGCGTCCGGCAGTCCGAGATCGCCTCGATGCTCGGGACGTCGCGGGCGAACGTCTCCAGCGTGGAGTCGAGCGCGCGCCGGAACGTCGAGCGGGCGCGCGAGACCGTCGCGTTCGCGGAGGCGCTCGCCGCCCCGGTCCGGATCACCGTCGAGGCGGGCGCCGACCTCTACGACGTCCCGAAACAGGTCTACGACGCCTGCGACGAGGCGGGCGTGAAGGTGAACCGGACCGCGCCGGAGCTGATGAAAGCCATCTCCGACGCCGCCGGCGACGCCGTTCAGGGTCGGGAGGTCCGCGAGCCCCTGCTCGTGGGCGTGACGACCGGCGGGCGCGTGCAGGTGCGGCGCTCTGTCGACTGA
- a CDS encoding mannose-1-phosphate guanylyltransferase, translated as MSESTHTETERPVVAVVLAGGTGSRLYPASRADRPKQFLPLLGEASLLERTVSRAREVADEVVVVTRESYAEGVRERAPDADVLVEPAGRDTAPALLYATARIDAAYDDCVVLALPSDHFVGEGFAEAVGRGVDVAAATDRLVTFGVEPTRPETGYGYIEPDADADADGPDADWAPVRSFHEKPDADTAESYVAAGHYWNAGLFAWRPEVFLEAAATSPIFELYDALRAADLPADLAADAVDPDVRAAFDAADPVSVDYAIFEVADDVAVVPVSFRWDDVGSWDALERVVEPDADGTVAAGDVTVRSLDAADNVVAADGAHVSLVGVSELAVVAWDDRVLVVPKERAQDVKRLVRDLEDRGEF; from the coding sequence ATGAGCGAGTCGACCCACACCGAGACCGAGCGGCCAGTCGTCGCGGTCGTCCTCGCCGGCGGCACGGGCTCGCGGCTCTACCCGGCGAGCCGCGCCGATCGCCCGAAGCAGTTCCTCCCGCTCCTCGGCGAGGCGTCGCTGCTGGAGCGGACCGTCTCCCGCGCCCGCGAGGTCGCCGACGAGGTCGTCGTGGTCACGCGCGAGTCGTACGCCGAGGGGGTCCGCGAGCGCGCTCCCGACGCCGACGTGCTCGTCGAGCCCGCGGGCCGCGACACCGCCCCGGCGCTGCTCTACGCGACGGCCCGGATCGACGCCGCCTACGACGACTGCGTGGTCCTGGCGCTGCCGAGCGACCACTTCGTCGGCGAGGGCTTCGCCGAGGCCGTCGGTCGCGGCGTCGACGTCGCCGCCGCGACGGACCGCCTCGTTACGTTCGGCGTCGAGCCGACCCGCCCGGAGACCGGCTACGGCTACATCGAGCCCGACGCGGACGCCGACGCCGACGGCCCAGACGCGGACTGGGCGCCGGTCCGCTCGTTCCACGAGAAGCCCGACGCCGACACCGCCGAGTCGTACGTCGCGGCCGGCCACTACTGGAACGCCGGGCTGTTCGCGTGGCGCCCCGAGGTCTTCCTCGAAGCGGCCGCGACCTCGCCGATCTTCGAGCTCTACGACGCGCTCCGCGCGGCGGACTTGCCCGCCGATCTCGCGGCCGACGCCGTCGATCCCGACGTCCGAGCGGCGTTCGACGCCGCCGATCCGGTGAGCGTCGACTACGCGATCTTCGAGGTCGCCGACGACGTCGCGGTCGTCCCCGTCTCCTTCCGCTGGGACGACGTCGGGTCGTGGGACGCCCTAGAGCGCGTGGTCGAGCCCGACGCCGACGGCACCGTCGCGGCCGGCGACGTCACCGTCCGTTCGCTCGACGCCGCGGACAACGTCGTCGCCGCCGACGGCGCGCACGTGTCGCTCGTCGGCGTCTCGGAACTGGCCGTCGTGGCGTGGGACGACCGCGTGCTCGTCGTGCCGAAAGAGCGGGCGCAGGACGTCAAGCGCCTCGTCCGGGACCTCGAAGACCGCGGGGAGTTCTGA
- a CDS encoding DUF7091 family protein, producing the protein MSDRLERLLREKFREAGRQYARARDAYQEGRVDSEGQAAGTDAAGALPRDDEGRVRIVCRRHADRRAVDVDDEGRPSCFEADHPDCEGCAQDVRDGIVETWG; encoded by the coding sequence ATGAGCGACCGCCTCGAACGGCTCCTGCGAGAGAAGTTCCGCGAGGCCGGGCGGCAGTACGCCCGCGCCCGCGACGCATACCAGGAAGGTCGCGTGGACTCCGAGGGCCAGGCGGCCGGCACCGACGCCGCCGGCGCCCTCCCGCGCGACGACGAGGGTCGCGTCCGCATCGTCTGTCGCCGCCACGCCGACCGTCGGGCCGTCGACGTCGACGACGAGGGCCGGCCGTCGTGCTTCGAGGCGGACCACCCCGATTGCGAGGGGTGCGCACAGGACGTCCGCGACGGGATCGTGGAGACGTGGGGATGA
- a CDS encoding replication factor A (Replication protein A protects and stabilize the intermediate ssDNA that is generated by the unwinding action of a DNA helicase at the replication fork. In addition, SSBs prevent the formation of secondary structures by single-stranded template DNA.), translating to MSDLRTHAAEIAEQFSDHLDIDQSDVEERLETLVNEYRVPVEEARRSVENSYLEEAGLERDEIGQGGNDEVRLTDIDQDEQWIDVTAKVVELWEPRSESIAQVGLLGDESGRTKFVAFETSDLPELEEGAVYRLGNVVTDEYQGNFSVKLNKTTTIEKLDTDIEVGDDAVTVEGALVDIQSGSGLIKRCPEEGCTRVLQNGRCSEHGDVEGEFDLRIKGVLDDGETVHEVIFGREVTEDLTGIELEEAQQMAMDALDTTVVVDEMREDLVGTYYRVSGPELGRYVLADEVERLTEPADPEAVLIKARSI from the coding sequence ATGTCAGACCTGCGAACGCACGCAGCGGAGATAGCCGAACAGTTCTCGGACCACTTGGACATCGACCAGTCGGACGTCGAAGAGCGCCTGGAGACGCTCGTAAACGAGTACCGCGTGCCCGTCGAGGAGGCGCGGCGCTCGGTCGAAAACAGCTACCTCGAAGAGGCCGGCCTCGAACGCGACGAGATCGGCCAGGGCGGCAACGACGAGGTCCGCCTGACCGACATCGACCAGGACGAGCAGTGGATCGACGTGACCGCGAAGGTCGTCGAACTCTGGGAGCCCAGAAGCGAGTCGATCGCCCAGGTCGGCCTGCTCGGCGACGAGTCCGGCCGGACGAAGTTCGTCGCCTTCGAGACCTCCGACCTACCGGAGCTCGAAGAGGGCGCGGTCTACCGCCTCGGGAACGTCGTCACCGACGAGTACCAGGGCAACTTCTCGGTAAAGCTCAACAAGACCACGACCATCGAGAAGCTCGATACGGACATCGAGGTCGGCGACGACGCCGTCACCGTCGAGGGAGCGCTCGTGGACATTCAGTCCGGGAGCGGCCTGATCAAGCGGTGCCCCGAGGAGGGCTGTACGCGCGTCCTCCAGAACGGGCGCTGCTCCGAGCACGGCGACGTCGAAGGCGAGTTCGACCTGCGGATCAAGGGCGTCCTCGACGACGGCGAGACCGTCCACGAGGTCATCTTCGGCCGCGAGGTCACAGAAGACCTCACCGGGATCGAGCTGGAAGAGGCCCAGCAGATGGCGATGGACGCCCTCGACACCACCGTCGTCGTCGACGAGATGCGCGAGGACCTGGTCGGGACGTACTACCGCGTCTCCGGCCCGGAGCTCGGGCGCTACGTCCTCGCCGACGAGGTCGAGCGGCTCACCGAACCGGCGGACCCGGAAGCGGTCCTGATCAAAGCGAGGTCGATCTGA
- a CDS encoding RPA family protein — protein sequence MSANEIPSREVARRVFADEFNDAAFTFKESDDDRAPVYLLLPTGAKANRVFFVGTLTEKDDVGEDNEYWRGRIVDPTGTFFVYAGQYQPEAASTLRDLEPPAYVAVVGKPRTYETDDGSVNVSVRPESIQVVDAATRDRWVVETAERTLDRIDAFDEEGNEYARMAREEYDLPIDRYKESTVSALEGLEESDGDELGLGDSGPADAGADEPDADLQPEP from the coding sequence ATGAGTGCCAACGAGATTCCCTCCCGCGAAGTCGCCCGGCGTGTGTTCGCAGACGAATTCAACGACGCCGCCTTCACCTTCAAAGAGTCCGACGACGACCGCGCGCCGGTCTACCTGCTGCTCCCGACGGGGGCGAAGGCCAACCGCGTGTTCTTCGTCGGCACGCTGACCGAGAAAGACGACGTCGGCGAGGACAACGAGTACTGGCGCGGCCGCATCGTCGACCCCACGGGGACGTTCTTCGTCTACGCGGGGCAGTACCAGCCCGAGGCCGCGAGCACGCTCCGGGACCTCGAACCGCCCGCCTACGTCGCCGTCGTGGGCAAGCCGCGGACCTACGAGACCGACGACGGCTCGGTCAACGTCTCCGTCAGGCCGGAGTCGATCCAGGTGGTCGACGCCGCGACCCGGGACCGCTGGGTCGTCGAGACCGCCGAGCGGACGCTCGATCGCATCGACGCCTTCGACGAGGAGGGCAACGAGTACGCGCGGATGGCCCGCGAGGAGTACGACCTCCCGATCGATCGATACAAGGAGTCGACCGTCTCGGCGCTGGAGGGCCTCGAAGAGTCCGACGGCGACGAGCTCGGCCTCGGCGACAGCGGTCCCGCGGACGCGGGTGCGGACGAGCCGGACGCCGACCTCCAGCCCGAGCCGTAG
- a CDS encoding ribbon-helix-helix protein, CopG family produces the protein MGNKNKTISFRVNEDAFETLREIAEERDISLSAVFRDYVDTLVAHDGQVQVVPEHELEQLRNGDEESFPPKVKVPKSFVREHERLELEADHLREQLEEHKRYVNYLREQLEDENEEVIQLEDLDGSEADEPSFRLG, from the coding sequence ATGGGCAACAAAAACAAGACCATCTCGTTCCGCGTCAACGAGGACGCGTTCGAGACGCTCCGAGAGATCGCCGAGGAGCGCGACATCTCCCTGTCGGCGGTCTTCCGCGACTACGTCGACACGCTCGTTGCCCACGACGGCCAGGTCCAGGTCGTCCCCGAACACGAACTCGAACAGCTCCGCAACGGCGACGAGGAGAGCTTCCCGCCGAAAGTCAAGGTGCCGAAGAGCTTCGTTCGGGAGCACGAGCGCCTCGAACTGGAGGCCGATCACCTCCGCGAGCAACTCGAAGAGCACAAGCGGTACGTGAACTACCTCCGCGAGCAGCTCGAAGACGAGAACGAGGAGGTCATCCAGCTCGAAGACCTCGACGGCAGCGAGGCGGATGAGCCCTCCTTTCGACTTGGATAG
- a CDS encoding DUF5814 domain-containing protein gives MAITDKIYLKNHRQIVSQLDVNIPKGAFSGATMDVLYSGEGLAKLDDATRDRLLDFAEDFLDPENPDDLYTGYPERQFVRYLLELRAQGLGPDAIVDVMSDEYMLYAYPGDVLSFLDSAVRTLEAAETLAEVDGDDEMEAKMRKARKALSG, from the coding sequence GTGGCCATCACGGACAAGATCTACCTGAAGAACCACCGCCAGATCGTCTCCCAGCTCGACGTCAACATCCCGAAGGGGGCGTTCTCGGGGGCGACGATGGACGTCCTCTACTCCGGGGAAGGCCTCGCGAAGCTCGACGACGCCACCCGCGACCGGCTGCTTGACTTCGCGGAGGACTTCCTCGACCCGGAGAATCCCGACGACCTCTACACCGGCTACCCCGAGCGGCAGTTCGTGCGCTACCTCCTGGAGCTCCGCGCGCAGGGGCTCGGCCCCGACGCCATCGTCGACGTGATGAGCGACGAGTATATGCTGTACGCCTACCCCGGCGACGTCCTCTCGTTCCTCGACAGCGCCGTTCGGACGCTTGAGGCGGCCGAGACGCTCGCCGAGGTCGATGGCGACGACGAGATGGAAGCGAAGATGCGGAAAGCTCGGAAGGCGCTCTCCGGCTAA
- the ddh gene encoding D-2-hydroxyacid dehydrogenase — MSEDGLVLGIHPSVSELFPPSKLREELGDAPVVVEGMDGDADTDGLDGVVTFTYSEAFLDADLQWIHCVLAGVDAFPLDDLERAGIRLTNSSGVHGDAVGDTVLGYLLQFARRLHVYRDNEPERTWRYPDWHETFTLSGETVCVVGLGTLGQGVTSRAQGVGMDVAGVRRTPTPIPSVDDLYTPDALTEAVADARFVVLTVPLSERTRDLVGADELAAMRDDAYLVNVARGGVVDQDALVDALEAGEIAGAALDVFEEEPLPDDSPLWELENVIVTPHAAGATRDYAGRVAALIRENLTRIRDGDSLANQVV; from the coding sequence ATGTCAGAGGACGGACTCGTACTCGGGATCCACCCCTCGGTATCGGAGCTCTTTCCCCCGTCGAAGCTGCGCGAGGAACTCGGCGACGCCCCCGTCGTCGTCGAGGGGATGGACGGCGACGCCGACACCGACGGCCTCGACGGCGTGGTGACGTTCACCTACAGCGAGGCGTTCCTCGACGCGGACCTCCAGTGGATCCACTGCGTCCTCGCGGGCGTCGACGCCTTCCCGCTCGACGACCTGGAGCGGGCGGGAATCCGGCTCACGAACAGCAGCGGCGTCCACGGCGACGCCGTCGGCGACACGGTTCTGGGCTATCTGCTCCAGTTCGCCCGCCGGCTCCACGTCTACCGCGACAACGAGCCCGAGCGGACGTGGCGCTACCCCGACTGGCACGAGACGTTCACGCTGTCGGGAGAGACCGTCTGTGTCGTCGGCCTCGGGACGCTCGGCCAGGGCGTCACCTCGCGCGCGCAGGGCGTCGGGATGGACGTCGCGGGCGTGCGCCGGACGCCGACGCCGATCCCCTCGGTTGACGACCTCTACACGCCGGACGCGCTCACCGAGGCCGTCGCGGACGCGCGCTTCGTGGTCCTGACGGTCCCGCTCTCCGAACGGACGCGCGACCTCGTCGGCGCCGACGAACTCGCGGCGATGCGGGACGACGCCTACCTCGTCAACGTCGCGCGCGGCGGCGTGGTCGACCAGGACGCCCTCGTGGACGCGCTGGAGGCCGGCGAGATCGCGGGCGCGGCGCTGGACGTCTTCGAGGAGGAGCCCCTCCCCGACGACTCGCCGCTGTGGGAGCTGGAGAACGTGATCGTGACGCCCCACGCCGCCGGCGCGACGCGGGACTACGCCGGGCGCGTGGCCGCCCTGATTCGGGAGAACCTCACGCGGATTCGCGACGGCGACTCGCTCGCGAATCAGGTGGTGTGA
- a CDS encoding DoxX family membrane protein gives MTTATPTTQAATETTFGNVLDFDLQGTVAGYWLAILRVVTGYWFLHAGFTKFAFVAGEPFDATGYLLHGTSASPIHGFFAWAAGTPWLMEFTNVMIPAGEFLIGLGLIVGALVRLASFFGAFLMVFFYLGNADWAHGLVNGDLMGLLLFVTLATLGAGRILGLDAYIEELDLANTRIAKFLLG, from the coding sequence ATGACCACGGCAACCCCCACAACCCAAGCGGCGACTGAAACGACGTTCGGAAACGTCCTCGACTTCGATCTCCAGGGAACGGTCGCCGGCTACTGGCTCGCGATCCTGCGAGTCGTCACCGGCTACTGGTTCCTCCACGCAGGCTTCACGAAGTTCGCCTTCGTGGCGGGCGAGCCCTTCGACGCGACGGGCTACCTGCTCCACGGGACCTCGGCGAGCCCGATCCACGGCTTCTTCGCGTGGGCCGCGGGGACGCCGTGGCTGATGGAGTTCACGAACGTGATGATCCCGGCCGGCGAGTTCCTCATCGGACTCGGCCTGATCGTGGGCGCGCTCGTCAGGCTGGCCTCGTTCTTCGGGGCCTTCCTGATGGTGTTCTTCTACCTGGGGAACGCCGACTGGGCGCACGGGCTGGTCAACGGTGACCTGATGGGCCTGCTGCTCTTCGTCACCCTCGCGACGCTCGGTGCGGGCCGGATCCTCGGACTCGACGCCTACATCGAGGAGCTCGACCTCGCGAACACCCGGATCGCGAAGTTCCTGCTCGGCTGA
- a CDS encoding threonine aldolase family protein → MAIDLRSDTVTRPSDAMRAAAADADVGDDVYGEDPTVNDLEATAADLIGVEDALYVPTGTMGNQIAARVHGERGEEVVLDRKSHIYQWELGGLAQLSGLQTRPVDAGDAVPTPEQFESAYVAESLHRPGTGLLTLENTHNARGGVAVTPEAISAVAEAAHDRDVPVHLDGARLFNACVALDVDPSRMVRDVDSVLFCLSKGLGAPVGSILAGDADFVAAARRVRKLFGGGMRQAGLIAAPGLLALENVDRLATDHENAARLAAGLDDIEGLRVPEPDTNIVQVHTDDLGVEAEAFVAACEDAGVRGGAHGPHLTRFCTHLDVDRDDIEEAIERVGDAVETLRA, encoded by the coding sequence ATGGCGATCGATCTCCGGAGTGATACGGTGACTCGGCCCTCCGACGCGATGCGGGCGGCCGCGGCCGACGCGGACGTCGGCGACGACGTCTACGGCGAGGACCCGACGGTGAACGACCTCGAAGCGACCGCGGCTGACCTGATCGGCGTCGAGGACGCGCTGTACGTCCCGACGGGGACGATGGGCAATCAGATCGCCGCGCGCGTCCACGGCGAGCGCGGCGAGGAGGTCGTCCTCGACCGGAAGTCACACATCTACCAGTGGGAGCTCGGCGGCCTCGCGCAGCTGTCGGGACTCCAGACGCGGCCGGTCGACGCCGGCGACGCGGTTCCGACGCCCGAACAGTTCGAGTCGGCCTACGTCGCCGAGAGCCTCCACCGGCCGGGGACCGGCCTCCTGACCCTGGAGAACACCCACAACGCCCGCGGCGGGGTCGCCGTCACGCCCGAGGCCATCTCGGCGGTCGCGGAGGCGGCCCACGACCGCGACGTCCCCGTCCACCTCGACGGCGCGCGCCTGTTCAACGCCTGCGTCGCGCTCGACGTCGATCCGTCGCGGATGGTCCGCGACGTCGACTCCGTGCTGTTCTGCCTCTCGAAGGGGCTCGGCGCGCCCGTCGGCTCGATCCTCGCGGGCGACGCCGACTTCGTCGCGGCGGCCCGGCGGGTCCGGAAGCTGTTCGGCGGCGGGATGCGCCAGGCCGGGCTGATCGCCGCGCCGGGCCTCCTGGCCCTCGAAAACGTCGATCGCCTCGCCACCGACCACGAGAACGCGGCCCGGCTCGCGGCCGGCCTCGACGACATCGAGGGGCTCCGGGTCCCCGAGCCCGACACCAACATCGTGCAGGTCCACACCGACGACCTCGGTGTCGAGGCAGAGGCGTTCGTCGCGGCCTGCGAGGACGCCGGCGTCCGCGGCGGCGCGCACGGGCCGCATCTCACCCGCTTTTGTACGCACCTGGACGTCGACCGCGACGACATCGAGGAGGCGATCGAGCGGGTCGGTGACGCGGTCGAGACGCTCCGGGCGTGA
- a CDS encoding cation diffusion facilitator family transporter, with the protein MAGSRGVVLAALFANGAIAVLKFLGFILTGSPSMLSETYHSVSDTGNQVFLLIGIRYSDKQTSREHPFGYGKAQFFYSFLVAVLLFGIAGWESVKHGYDAIVHGTHGVAGPVSIAGFSFPSWYVNVAVLLGAIGFESYAFAKANKELRRQIDKYGWTGLRDAFRKTSDVTTLTAFTEDTIALLGAGLALAGILLSKATGNEIYDAVTALLIGIMLMGFAVALAWENKRLLLGESLPAEVEAELRAAIENAPQVVHVDTFRTVYIGPQSVLVTTDVSFVPETQATDLDELIADLEAELRAVDDRIEHVYVEPEV; encoded by the coding sequence ATGGCCGGAAGCAGAGGCGTCGTCCTCGCCGCGCTCTTCGCGAACGGGGCGATTGCCGTCTTGAAGTTCCTCGGATTCATCCTCACCGGCAGCCCCTCGATGCTGTCGGAGACGTACCACTCGGTCTCGGACACGGGCAATCAGGTGTTCCTCCTGATCGGGATCCGCTACAGCGACAAGCAGACGAGCCGCGAGCACCCCTTCGGCTACGGGAAGGCGCAGTTCTTCTACTCCTTCCTCGTCGCCGTCCTGCTCTTCGGCATCGCCGGCTGGGAGTCGGTCAAGCACGGCTACGACGCGATCGTCCACGGGACCCACGGCGTCGCCGGCCCGGTCTCGATCGCCGGGTTCTCCTTTCCGTCGTGGTACGTCAACGTCGCCGTCCTCCTGGGCGCGATCGGCTTCGAGAGCTATGCGTTCGCGAAGGCGAACAAGGAGCTCAGACGCCAGATCGACAAGTACGGCTGGACGGGCCTCCGGGACGCCTTCCGGAAGACCAGCGACGTGACGACGCTTACGGCGTTCACAGAGGACACGATCGCCCTTCTGGGCGCGGGGCTCGCCCTTGCGGGCATCCTCCTCTCGAAGGCGACGGGCAACGAGATCTACGACGCCGTCACGGCGCTGCTTATCGGGATTATGCTGATGGGGTTCGCGGTCGCGCTCGCGTGGGAGAACAAGCGGCTCCTCCTCGGTGAGAGCCTCCCGGCGGAGGTCGAAGCGGAGCTCAGAGCGGCCATCGAGAACGCGCCGCAGGTCGTCCACGTCGACACCTTCCGGACGGTCTACATCGGCCCGCAGAGCGTGTTGGTCACGACGGACGTGAGCTTCGTCCCGGAGACCCAAGCGACCGACCTCGACGAGCTGATCGCCGACCTCGAAGCCGAGCTCAGAGCCGTCGACGACCGCATCGAACACGTCTACGTCGAGCCCGAGGTCTGA
- a CDS encoding metallophosphoesterase, translating to MLTVVSDTHSTDTHRLSGRTLDAVREADLVAHAGDFMRESVLDEFEREADRLLGVSGNNDDAGIRDRLPEARTFTFGGLTFAMTHRQRGGSTALALFGRQRAADVVLFGHSHRPTYEPTDEVVLVNPGSHAQPRGNRAAHAEFERREGGGVEGRLVTVDGEPFESFVVDGRGARDR from the coding sequence ATGCTCACCGTCGTCTCGGACACCCACAGCACCGACACCCACCGCCTCTCCGGTCGGACGCTCGACGCCGTCCGGGAGGCCGACCTCGTCGCCCACGCGGGGGACTTTATGCGCGAGTCCGTCCTCGACGAATTCGAGCGCGAGGCCGACCGCCTGCTGGGCGTCTCCGGTAACAACGACGACGCGGGGATCCGCGACCGACTGCCGGAGGCGCGGACGTTCACCTTCGGCGGGCTGACGTTCGCGATGACCCACCGGCAGCGGGGCGGCTCGACGGCGCTGGCGCTGTTCGGTCGCCAGCGCGCCGCCGACGTCGTCCTGTTCGGCCACAGCCACCGCCCCACCTACGAGCCGACCGACGAGGTCGTCCTCGTCAATCCCGGCAGCCACGCCCAGCCCCGCGGCAACCGGGCCGCACACGCGGAGTTCGAGCGGCGCGAGGGAGGTGGCGTCGAGGGCCGGCTCGTCACGGTCGACGGCGAGCCGTTCGAGTCCTTCGTCGTCGACGGACGCGGGGCTCGGGACCGGTAG
- a CDS encoding ArsR/SmtB family transcription factor, with protein MADILPSRPDLPDDEDKDPRVVGLDSDDVDDLLAAISSETARQLLGELHEEPGPPSDLADRADTSIQNAQYHLDRLETAGLIEPAGTAYSAKGREMTVYAPSDQALVVVAGSEDDTTGLQSALTQLLGGLGVVALGSVVVDRLVRAGAGPTLSTGAGSAGGDGGAGGSADGGATAADAGGGGANLTGGTTAEPTATPTAEPATPTATESDMQIAEATGSPTQTPTQTPLPEPTETVAEATRTATEAAQTAAATTQSAAGGDPIGALGSAVASLPPGAFFFLGGVVALAFVAIAWQR; from the coding sequence ATGGCCGATATCCTGCCCTCCCGGCCGGACCTCCCCGACGACGAGGACAAAGACCCCCGCGTCGTCGGGCTCGACAGCGACGACGTCGACGACCTTCTGGCGGCAATCTCCTCCGAGACGGCGCGGCAGCTCCTGGGGGAACTCCACGAGGAACCGGGGCCGCCATCGGACCTCGCAGACCGCGCGGACACCTCGATCCAGAACGCCCAGTACCACCTCGATCGCCTGGAGACCGCCGGCCTCATCGAACCGGCCGGCACGGCCTACTCCGCGAAGGGTCGGGAGATGACGGTCTATGCGCCCTCGGACCAGGCGCTCGTCGTCGTCGCCGGGAGCGAGGACGACACCACCGGGCTCCAGTCCGCGCTCACCCAACTCCTCGGCGGGCTGGGCGTCGTCGCGCTCGGGAGCGTCGTCGTCGACCGGCTCGTGCGGGCGGGCGCCGGCCCGACGCTCTCGACCGGAGCGGGGAGCGCGGGGGGCGACGGCGGCGCGGGCGGATCCGCCGACGGCGGTGCGACGGCGGCCGACGCCGGGGGCGGCGGGGCGAATCTCACCGGAGGGACGACGGCCGAGCCGACCGCGACGCCGACGGCCGAACCCGCGACGCCAACGGCGACAGAGAGCGATATGCAGATCGCGGAGGCGACCGGCTCGCCCACCCAGACGCCGACCCAGACTCCGCTTCCGGAACCCACAGAGACGGTCGCGGAGGCGACGCGGACGGCGACGGAGGCGGCCCAGACCGCCGCGGCGACGACCCAGTCGGCCGCGGGCGGGGATCCGATCGGCGCGCTCGGATCGGCCGTGGCGTCGCTCCCGCCGGGGGCGTTCTTCTTCCTCGGCGGCGTGGTCGCGCTGGCCTTCGTCGCGATCGCGTGGCAGCGGTAG
- a CDS encoding DUF7859 family protein: MSTSRPGVVGRSLDLERGGGPAQVDAVVDFAASNPALIVLVVFLLGFVFFAYLFVRRTLTGLRDGFDEGYRGK, translated from the coding sequence ATGTCCACCTCCCGGCCGGGCGTCGTCGGCCGATCTCTCGATCTCGAACGCGGCGGCGGGCCCGCACAGGTCGACGCCGTCGTCGACTTCGCGGCGTCGAACCCGGCGCTGATCGTGCTCGTCGTCTTCCTCCTGGGCTTCGTCTTCTTCGCGTATCTGTTCGTCAGGCGGACGCTGACGGGGCTCCGGGACGGCTTCGACGAGGGCTACCGGGGGAAGTAA